In a genomic window of Thiosocius teredinicola:
- a CDS encoding sulfur globule family protein, protein MKKTIALVAVLASAQAGAWWGNGYDNGYNNGYGYGNGYGNGVLDGAGDAAGEGTFSMNFSGRGHTNMRGYGNGYGYGDGYGRGYNYNAPYWGGPYGYAPYGYAPPAPVAPAPAAPEAEAQ, encoded by the coding sequence ATGAAAAAGACCATCGCACTCGTTGCCGTCCTCGCTTCTGCCCAAGCCGGTGCTTGGTGGGGCAACGGCTATGACAATGGTTACAACAATGGCTATGGCTACGGTAACGGCTATGGCAATGGCGTACTGGACGGTGCCGGCGATGCTGCTGGTGAAGGCACCTTCAGCATGAACTTCTCGGGCCGCGGTCACACCAACATGCGTGGTTACGGCAATGGCTACGGTTATGGCGACGGTTACGGCCGTGGCTACAACTACAACGCCCCGTACTGGGGTGGTCCGTACGGCTATGCTCCGTACGGCTATGCGCCGCCCGCTCCGGTTGCTCCTGCGCCCGCTGCACCGGAAGCAGAAGCCCAGTAA
- a CDS encoding FAD-dependent oxidoreductase: MSQVFDLLIVGGGVTGSALLYLTSKYTDIKHVGMLEKYAAPARVNSLHSNNSQTLHCGDIETNYSLEKALKVQRAARMVENYATVQPDIDHLIFRYPKMVLGVGANECQQLRERFEMLSPHYPRLKLLELDDIAGIEPAVATTNGRPRTEEIVALGSENEYTAVNFEALARSFVRQARRCEGTEVEVHYNTRAHHIKQDGELFTVDTGEAKFQARSIVVCAGGHSLQLAHDLGYGHHFSVLPVAGSYYFTPQVLRGKVYTVQNDKLPFAAIHGDPDVMVPGKTRWGPTALVLPVLERYNWETLKDFLRVFRFDRKVWDVLYDLLKVKDIRNYILKNFLFEIPILRRGLFLKDARKIVPDLKYKDLKFAHHVGGIRPQLIDKDNRKLMMGEAKIDTGVGAIFNMTPSPGATCCLENAEVDMRSVAEFLGATVDEEQFAKDLLVNDQRHEGKDLPSHIISGADAA, translated from the coding sequence ATGAGCCAGGTTTTTGATTTGCTGATCGTCGGTGGTGGAGTCACCGGGTCGGCGCTGCTGTATTTGACGTCGAAATACACGGATATCAAGCACGTCGGCATGCTCGAGAAGTACGCCGCCCCTGCGCGCGTTAACTCGTTGCACAGCAACAACAGTCAGACGCTGCACTGCGGCGATATCGAGACCAACTACAGTCTCGAGAAGGCCCTGAAAGTGCAGCGCGCCGCGCGCATGGTCGAGAACTACGCCACGGTGCAACCGGACATCGACCACCTGATCTTCCGCTACCCGAAGATGGTGCTGGGCGTCGGCGCCAACGAGTGCCAGCAACTGCGTGAGCGCTTCGAGATGCTGTCGCCGCACTATCCGCGCCTCAAGCTACTCGAACTCGACGATATCGCCGGCATCGAGCCTGCGGTCGCCACCACCAACGGCCGGCCGCGTACCGAAGAGATCGTCGCGCTGGGCTCGGAGAACGAATACACCGCCGTGAACTTCGAGGCGCTGGCCCGCTCGTTCGTGCGCCAGGCGCGTCGCTGCGAGGGCACCGAGGTCGAGGTTCACTACAACACCCGCGCGCATCACATCAAACAGGATGGCGAGTTGTTCACGGTCGACACCGGCGAGGCCAAGTTCCAGGCGCGTTCGATCGTCGTCTGCGCCGGCGGTCACAGCCTGCAGCTGGCGCACGACTTGGGCTACGGCCACCATTTCTCAGTGCTGCCGGTCGCCGGCAGCTACTACTTCACCCCACAGGTACTGCGCGGCAAGGTGTACACGGTACAGAACGACAAACTGCCGTTCGCCGCGATCCACGGTGACCCGGACGTGATGGTGCCGGGCAAGACGCGCTGGGGGCCGACCGCATTGGTGCTGCCGGTGCTCGAGCGCTACAACTGGGAAACCTTGAAGGACTTCCTACGCGTGTTCCGTTTCGACCGCAAGGTCTGGGACGTGCTGTACGACCTGCTCAAGGTCAAGGACATCCGCAACTACATCCTGAAGAACTTCCTGTTCGAGATCCCGATCCTGCGGCGCGGCCTGTTCCTCAAGGATGCGCGCAAGATCGTGCCGGATCTGAAGTACAAAGACCTGAAATTCGCCCACCACGTCGGCGGCATCCGGCCGCAGCTGATCGACAAGGACAACCGCAAGCTGATGATGGGCGAGGCCAAGATCGATACCGGTGTCGGCGCGATCTTCAATATGACCCCATCACCGGGCGCCACCTGCTGCCTGGAGAATGCCGAGGTCGACATGCGCTCGGTCGCCGAATTCCTTGGCGCGACCGTCGACGAAGAACAGTTCGCGAAGGATCTGCTGGTCAACGACCAGCGCCACGAAGGCAAAGATCTGCCGTCGCACATCATCAGCGGCGCCGACGCCGCCTGA
- a CDS encoding glutathione peroxidase, with amino-acid sequence MAIFGFGSGHAGDTQTRDLLDYDVRRLDNDEVVNLKATYGGKVVLVVNTASKCAFTDQYEGLEALYAEYGDRGLVVLGFPSNDFGGQEPGSEQQIKDFCRLTYSVKFPMFAKTHVKKGKAAPFFANLAETAGRYPKWNFHKYLIGRDGKLVDNYLSFTGPQSGTIVKAIEAQL; translated from the coding sequence ATGGCAATTTTCGGGTTTGGATCTGGACATGCCGGCGACACGCAGACCCGCGATCTGCTCGATTACGACGTGCGCCGACTGGATAACGACGAAGTGGTCAATCTCAAAGCGACCTACGGCGGCAAGGTGGTGCTGGTCGTCAACACGGCAAGCAAATGCGCCTTCACCGATCAGTACGAGGGCCTCGAGGCGCTGTACGCCGAATACGGTGACCGGGGACTGGTAGTACTGGGTTTTCCATCGAACGACTTCGGCGGCCAGGAGCCCGGATCGGAACAGCAGATCAAGGACTTCTGCCGGCTGACCTACAGCGTCAAGTTCCCGATGTTCGCCAAGACCCACGTGAAGAAAGGCAAGGCCGCTCCCTTTTTCGCCAACCTCGCCGAAACCGCCGGGCGCTACCCGAAGTGGAACTTTCATAAGTACCTGATCGGGCGCGACGGCAAATTGGTCGACAACTACCTGAGCTTCACCGGCCCGCAGAGCGGCACCATTGTCAAAGCCATCGAGGCGCAACTCTGA
- a CDS encoding glutathione S-transferase N-terminal domain-containing protein, which yields MLLRHSHTSPYVRKVMVMLHEIGLADRVEAETVDGWSEPDHLTAENPLSMVPTLVADDGTTLYDSPVICEYLDHQHDGQPMIPLDGEARWQVLREQALADGVLDSAVLIFMETIKRPEEKRWEWWIDLKRRAISRTLDLFENDIEQLAERIDLGTLSLAVALGYLDLRGAVGTWRDTRPALSEWYAGMAQRPSMLATEPPA from the coding sequence ATGTTGCTACGCCACTCGCATACCTCGCCTTATGTGCGCAAGGTCATGGTGATGCTGCACGAGATCGGTTTGGCCGATCGCGTCGAAGCCGAGACCGTCGATGGTTGGTCAGAACCCGATCATCTCACCGCCGAAAATCCCCTCTCGATGGTGCCGACCCTGGTCGCCGACGATGGCACCACGCTGTACGACAGCCCGGTGATCTGCGAATACCTCGACCACCAGCACGACGGGCAACCCATGATCCCGCTCGATGGCGAGGCGCGCTGGCAGGTATTGCGCGAACAGGCGCTGGCCGACGGTGTACTCGACAGTGCGGTGCTGATTTTCATGGAAACCATCAAGCGCCCCGAAGAGAAGCGCTGGGAATGGTGGATCGACCTCAAGCGGCGTGCAATCAGCCGCACTCTCGACCTCTTCGAGAACGACATCGAGCAGCTCGCGGAGCGTATCGATCTGGGCACGCTGAGCCTGGCGGTGGCGCTCGGTTATCTCGACCTGCGCGGTGCGGTCGGCACGTGGCGCGACACCCGTCCGGCACTCAGCGAATGGTACGCCGGAATGGCGCAGCGGCCGTCGATGCTGGCTACCGAGCCGCCGGCCTGA
- a CDS encoding TlpA disulfide reductase family protein has translation MSRLLVLLTLFLVAGPSLAEYTVETPDGDEIPVTIHAADGAARIVWLSSEFGNSPRRSALATALSQRGVEVWMPDLHAAWFLPVGRYSLNDVDPAAIAALITDAVHKDEKAVYLMGEGRTVALALNAVHDWQEHTDDTGKLRGLMAFSPRLFVRTPQGGEAAEYLPIATASNLPIYILQPEDSGGYWRIAQDIAQLEQGGSPVFLHRLPKVSDGYYARPDYTDAEAAATEKLPAQLVQAMQMLDGYGGTPVTPVALGTEPYGPEQPSNSELLRPFPDPKQAPELTLPTLRAGDMDLAQLRGQVVLVNFWATWCPPCVEEIPSLQRLYRQLHGEGLEILAVDVGDSVAVMEDFLKDKPIEFPVLMDQDGEALRRWGVYAFPTTLVLDRQHRIRYAVFGAFDWSSQEVIETLRPLLDDTSAAVATDR, from the coding sequence ATGTCCCGATTGCTCGTTCTGCTGACGCTGTTCCTGGTCGCCGGGCCGAGCCTGGCCGAGTACACCGTGGAAACACCCGACGGTGACGAAATCCCAGTCACCATCCACGCGGCCGACGGCGCCGCCCGTATCGTCTGGCTGTCGTCGGAATTCGGCAACAGTCCGAGGCGCAGCGCACTGGCGACGGCATTGAGCCAACGCGGTGTCGAAGTCTGGATGCCCGACCTGCACGCCGCCTGGTTTCTGCCGGTCGGGCGATACAGTCTGAATGATGTCGACCCCGCTGCGATCGCCGCCCTGATAACCGATGCCGTGCACAAGGATGAGAAAGCGGTTTACCTGATGGGTGAAGGCCGCACCGTCGCCCTGGCGCTCAATGCGGTACACGATTGGCAGGAACACACAGACGATACCGGCAAGCTGCGCGGCTTGATGGCCTTCAGCCCTCGCCTGTTCGTGCGCACGCCGCAAGGCGGCGAGGCCGCTGAATACCTGCCCATCGCCACGGCATCGAACCTGCCGATCTACATCCTGCAGCCGGAAGACTCCGGCGGCTACTGGCGCATCGCACAGGACATCGCTCAGCTCGAACAAGGCGGCAGTCCGGTGTTCCTGCATCGCCTGCCGAAGGTCTCCGACGGCTACTATGCGCGCCCCGATTACACCGACGCCGAAGCCGCGGCGACCGAAAAGCTGCCCGCTCAACTCGTACAGGCCATGCAGATGCTCGACGGCTACGGCGGCACCCCGGTCACACCCGTTGCCCTGGGTACCGAACCGTACGGACCGGAACAGCCGAGCAACTCTGAACTGCTGCGGCCGTTTCCCGACCCGAAGCAGGCCCCGGAGCTCACCTTGCCGACCCTGCGCGCCGGCGACATGGACCTTGCCCAACTTCGTGGTCAGGTCGTGCTGGTGAATTTCTGGGCGACCTGGTGTCCGCCCTGCGTCGAAGAGATCCCGTCGCTGCAGCGCCTGTATCGCCAACTGCATGGCGAAGGCCTGGAGATTCTCGCAGTCGATGTCGGCGATTCGGTCGCCGTGATGGAAGACTTCCTCAAAGACAAGCCGATCGAGTTTCCGGTGCTGATGGACCAGGACGGTGAGGCCCTGCGCCGCTGGGGAGTCTATGCCTTTCCGACGACGCTGGTGCTCGACCGCCAACATCGCATCCGCTACGCGGTGTTCGGCGCATTCGACTGGAGCAGCCAGGAAGTGATCGAAACGCTGCGACCGTTGCTGGACGATACCTCAGCGGCCGTTGCCACCGACCGTTAA
- a CDS encoding cryptochrome/photolyase family protein, translating to MSLAIVWFRRDLRLVDNPAVARAAASHDDVLGVYIHAPGEEGDWAPGGASNWWLHHALADLNEQLGGRLLICEGKSLDTLKHLVEQTGADAVYWNRLYEPAAIERDTAIKQALRDQGQVAESSNAALLYEPWEVQTKQGGPYRVFTPFWKRLLEFELPKADSDSTPDTPWVSITRKKKSLAAVALDDLGLLPKIDWDQGIAKAWKPTRAGAEARLDEFLATEVKDYDSGRDFPAQETVSKLSPYLHFGQLGPREIVAACGRKKSASAFLREVGWREFAHHLLFHFPHTTDAPLDERFADFPWRKARKDLVAWQRGQTGIPMVDAGMRQLWATGWMHNRVRMIVASLLTKNLQLPWQEGAKWFWDTLVDADLANNSLGWQWTAGCGADAAPYFRIFNPVSQGEKFDVHGEYVRHWVPELKQLPDKWVHRPWEAPAEVLAEAGVELGRNYPSPIVDLKDSRKRALEIWDKIK from the coding sequence GTGAGTCTCGCAATCGTCTGGTTTCGCCGCGACCTGCGGCTGGTAGACAACCCCGCCGTCGCCCGGGCCGCGGCCAGCCATGACGACGTCCTCGGCGTGTATATCCATGCCCCCGGTGAGGAGGGCGACTGGGCACCGGGCGGCGCATCCAACTGGTGGCTGCACCATGCGCTCGCGGATCTGAACGAGCAGCTCGGCGGCAGGCTGCTGATCTGCGAAGGCAAGAGTCTCGACACCCTCAAACACCTCGTTGAACAGACCGGGGCCGATGCCGTGTACTGGAACCGGCTGTACGAACCCGCCGCGATCGAACGCGATACGGCAATCAAGCAGGCGCTGCGCGATCAGGGCCAGGTCGCCGAGAGCAGCAACGCTGCGCTGTTGTATGAGCCGTGGGAGGTGCAGACCAAGCAGGGTGGGCCGTACCGCGTGTTCACGCCGTTCTGGAAGCGGCTGCTCGAATTCGAGCTCCCCAAGGCCGACAGCGACAGCACGCCGGATACACCCTGGGTGAGCATCACCAGGAAAAAGAAATCACTCGCCGCCGTGGCCCTGGACGACCTCGGCCTGCTACCGAAGATCGACTGGGATCAGGGCATCGCCAAGGCATGGAAACCGACCCGCGCGGGTGCCGAGGCGCGACTCGATGAGTTTCTCGCGACTGAGGTAAAGGACTATGACAGCGGGCGTGATTTTCCGGCGCAGGAGACGGTATCGAAGTTGTCGCCTTACCTGCACTTCGGTCAACTCGGTCCGCGTGAGATCGTCGCCGCGTGTGGGCGCAAAAAATCCGCGTCGGCGTTTCTGCGCGAGGTCGGCTGGCGCGAGTTCGCCCATCACCTGTTGTTCCATTTTCCGCATACCACCGACGCTCCGCTCGACGAGCGCTTCGCCGACTTCCCCTGGCGCAAAGCGCGCAAGGATCTGGTCGCCTGGCAACGCGGCCAGACCGGGATCCCGATGGTCGATGCCGGTATGCGTCAGCTATGGGCGACTGGCTGGATGCACAACCGGGTTCGCATGATCGTCGCCTCGCTGCTGACCAAGAACCTGCAGTTGCCCTGGCAGGAAGGCGCCAAGTGGTTCTGGGATACCCTGGTCGATGCCGACCTGGCCAACAACAGTCTCGGCTGGCAATGGACGGCGGGCTGTGGCGCGGATGCCGCGCCGTACTTTCGCATCTTCAACCCGGTGTCGCAGGGTGAGAAGTTCGACGTACACGGCGAGTATGTGCGCCACTGGGTGCCCGAGCTCAAACAGCTGCCGGACAAGTGGGTTCACCGCCCGTGGGAAGCCCCGGCCGAGGTGCTCGCAGAGGCCGGCGTTGAGCTTGGTCGGAATTATCCGTCGCCGATCGTCGATCTCAAAGACAGTCGCAAACGCGCGCTTGAGATCTGGGACAAGATCAAGTAA
- a CDS encoding TraB/GumN family protein encodes MSVVENTAPDDADKASTLIREIQLGETKITLLGTAHVSRTSAEEVEALLDSKQYEAVAIELCPSRFDALNNPDRLAELDLMQVVRQGKAAMVMANLAMAAYQQRLGEQLGIEPGAEMRMAVSQADVHGLPVVLIDREIGVTLKRTARSLSWWRRAVLFTGLITSLISREEVSEEDIEHLKEGDVLETTFAEFAHDREDLFQPLIAERDRYMAAKLRAAAAEHPGRSMLAVVGAGHLKGIAMHLGDTDDPAETAKLLDSVPPKTKWPKAIPWIIVALVFTGFYMGFSRNPDLGWQMVRDWVLINGGLSALGALLAAAHPLTVVTAFLAAPITSLNPTIGAGMVTAAAELWLRKPRVGDFGRLRQDTTELKGWWRNRVSRTLLVFLLSTLGSAAGTYLAGFLIYDRLNS; translated from the coding sequence ATGTCGGTAGTCGAGAACACGGCGCCAGACGACGCCGACAAGGCGTCGACGCTGATTCGTGAGATCCAGCTCGGAGAAACCAAGATCACTTTGCTTGGCACCGCGCATGTCTCGCGTACCAGTGCCGAGGAAGTCGAAGCCCTGCTCGACAGCAAGCAATACGAAGCCGTGGCGATCGAGCTGTGTCCCAGCCGCTTCGATGCGCTGAACAATCCCGACCGGCTGGCCGAGCTCGACCTGATGCAGGTCGTACGTCAGGGCAAGGCCGCGATGGTCATGGCCAACCTGGCCATGGCCGCCTACCAGCAACGTCTGGGTGAACAACTGGGTATCGAACCGGGTGCCGAGATGCGCATGGCCGTCAGCCAGGCCGATGTGCACGGGCTGCCGGTCGTGCTGATCGATCGCGAGATCGGCGTGACCCTCAAACGCACCGCCCGCAGCCTCAGCTGGTGGCGGCGCGCGGTGCTGTTCACCGGCCTGATCACCAGCCTGATCTCGCGCGAGGAGGTCAGTGAGGAAGACATCGAGCACCTTAAGGAAGGCGACGTACTCGAAACCACTTTCGCCGAGTTTGCCCACGATCGCGAAGACCTGTTCCAACCGCTGATCGCCGAACGCGACCGCTACATGGCGGCCAAGCTGCGCGCGGCTGCCGCCGAACACCCGGGCCGCTCGATGTTGGCAGTGGTCGGCGCCGGCCACCTCAAGGGCATCGCCATGCACCTCGGCGATACCGACGACCCGGCCGAAACGGCCAAGCTGCTCGACTCGGTGCCGCCCAAGACCAAATGGCCGAAGGCGATTCCCTGGATCATCGTGGCGCTGGTGTTCACCGGCTTTTACATGGGCTTCAGCCGCAACCCGGACCTGGGCTGGCAGATGGTGCGCGACTGGGTGCTGATCAACGGCGGCCTGTCCGCGCTGGGCGCACTGCTCGCTGCCGCCCACCCATTGACCGTCGTCACGGCCTTTTTGGCCGCGCCGATCACCTCGCTCAACCCGACGATCGGGGCCGGTATGGTCACCGCAGCCGCGGAGCTATGGCTGCGCAAACCGCGCGTTGGCGACTTCGGCCGCCTGCGCCAGGACACCACTGAACTCAAAGGCTGGTGGCGCAACCGGGTGTCACGCACACTCCTTGTATTCCTATTGAGCACCCTGGGTTCCGCCGCGGGAACCTACCTGGCCGGCTTCCTGATCTATGACCGGCTTAACAGTTGA
- a CDS encoding protein adenylyltransferase SelO family protein, with protein MKTLDQLRFDNTYARLPGAFHARVQPTPLQDVHLVSISERAAALLELDPHSIRVNGAVARLSGSAEWPGTEPVAMCYAGHQFGHYVPQLGDGRAMILGEVVNDAGERWELQLKGAGLTPFSRDGDGRAVLRSTIREYLCSEAMHGLGIPTTRALCMFNSAEEIYRERIESGALLVRMAPSHVRFGSFEVFFYRQQYAALKDLADYVIDHNYPQLREQPQPYLALLTEVVERTARLMAQWQLVGFAHGVMNTDNMSILGLTLDYGPFGFLDAYDPGFICNHSDYRGRYAFDQQPSIGLWNLTCLAQAMLPLFDDDNGEAAVEMAKAALAGYEPAIAQHYAQGLRAKLGLIDERDDDQNLAQRLLDLMAGSGVDYTNLFRDLSGLARDVPADDISLRDRFIDREAFDAWARDYRARLEAESSEDSARRERMNRVNPRYILRNYLAQHAIAQAEQGDYAEVDRLLNLLATPYEDQPGMQAYATEPPDWGRHLEISCSS; from the coding sequence ATGAAAACCCTCGATCAGCTCAGGTTCGACAACACCTATGCACGTCTGCCCGGCGCGTTTCATGCCCGTGTGCAGCCGACACCGCTGCAAGACGTTCACCTGGTGAGCATCAGCGAGCGTGCGGCTGCGCTGCTCGAACTCGACCCGCACAGCATCCGTGTAAACGGCGCGGTGGCGCGGCTGAGTGGTTCGGCCGAATGGCCCGGCACCGAACCGGTCGCGATGTGCTACGCCGGTCACCAGTTCGGTCACTATGTGCCGCAGCTGGGTGACGGTCGGGCGATGATTCTCGGCGAGGTGGTCAACGATGCCGGTGAACGCTGGGAGTTGCAGCTCAAGGGCGCCGGGCTCACGCCGTTCTCGCGTGACGGCGACGGGCGTGCGGTGTTGCGCTCGACGATCCGCGAGTACTTGTGCTCCGAGGCCATGCATGGTCTCGGCATCCCGACGACTCGTGCGCTGTGCATGTTCAACAGTGCCGAAGAGATCTATCGCGAACGCATCGAAAGCGGTGCGCTGCTGGTGCGCATGGCGCCGAGCCACGTGCGCTTCGGATCGTTCGAGGTGTTCTTCTACCGCCAGCAGTATGCGGCGCTGAAAGATCTGGCCGACTACGTCATCGATCACAACTATCCCCAGCTGCGCGAACAGCCACAGCCCTATCTGGCGCTGCTGACCGAGGTGGTCGAGCGCACCGCGCGCCTGATGGCGCAGTGGCAGTTGGTCGGGTTTGCGCACGGCGTGATGAACACCGACAACATGTCGATCCTCGGGCTGACCCTGGACTATGGTCCGTTCGGTTTTCTCGACGCCTACGATCCCGGTTTCATCTGCAACCATTCCGACTACCGCGGCCGCTACGCCTTCGATCAGCAGCCGTCGATCGGCTTGTGGAATTTGACCTGCCTGGCGCAGGCGATGCTGCCGCTGTTCGATGACGACAACGGTGAGGCCGCGGTCGAGATGGCCAAGGCGGCCTTGGCGGGATACGAGCCGGCAATCGCCCAGCACTATGCGCAAGGCCTGCGCGCCAAGCTGGGCCTGATCGATGAGCGCGACGACGATCAGAATCTGGCGCAGCGCCTGCTCGACCTGATGGCCGGTAGCGGCGTCGACTACACCAATTTGTTTCGCGACCTGTCGGGCCTCGCACGCGACGTGCCGGCCGACGATATCTCTCTGCGCGATCGCTTCATCGATCGCGAGGCGTTCGATGCCTGGGCACGCGACTACCGCGCACGCCTCGAGGCCGAATCGAGTGAGGATTCGGCGCGCAGGGAGCGCATGAACCGGGTCAACCCGCGCTACATCCTGCGCAACTACCTGGCACAGCACGCGATCGCGCAGGCCGAGCAGGGTGACTACGCAGAGGTCGACCGGTTGCTGAACCTGTTGGCCACGCCCTACGAGGACCAGCCGGGCATGCAGGCCTATGCTACCGAGCCGCCCGACTGGGGGCGGCATCTCGAGATCAGTTGTTCGTCGTGA
- a CDS encoding DUF3429 domain-containing protein has translation MPETASTSTAWQRERAWLGYAGLIPFIACAVVIASNPQPAWTSVATDTLRHYAAVIASFLGAVHWGVAADRHDPLPHARLRWGIMPALIAWTLLALPPASAFFGYAFLFAAILFVDRRLLPVLDDAYRRLRLQLTSIVVVALLLAGFTTPAGLAT, from the coding sequence ATGCCCGAAACAGCAAGCACAAGCACCGCGTGGCAACGCGAGCGCGCATGGCTCGGCTACGCCGGACTGATTCCATTCATTGCCTGCGCGGTAGTCATCGCCAGCAACCCGCAGCCTGCCTGGACAAGCGTCGCGACCGATACCTTGCGCCACTACGCGGCCGTGATTGCGAGCTTTCTCGGGGCCGTGCATTGGGGCGTCGCCGCCGACCGTCACGATCCATTGCCGCATGCCCGCCTGCGCTGGGGCATCATGCCGGCGCTGATCGCGTGGACCCTGTTGGCACTACCACCGGCCTCCGCATTCTTTGGCTACGCCTTTCTGTTCGCGGCGATTCTGTTCGTCGACCGCCGACTGCTGCCGGTACTCGACGATGCCTACCGCAGGCTGCGACTGCAACTCACCTCGATCGTCGTTGTCGCGCTACTGCTCGCAGGCTTCACGACCCCCGCAGGGCTTGCGACATGA
- a CDS encoding MerR family transcriptional regulator: MTTRSNEHHGAYRIGAVSRLTGISPDTLRIWERRYDIVEPQRTPKGGRLYSQQDVTRLTMIKTLVDQGYAISTVANLNIEELNQRLNNAQPANLPPLGSGQHEVCVVGQAISVRACNTESMPEGLELAGAYTDLPAFLEDETECDTLIIELPFLDRTLARDLNSAELRRRAQRIIVIYAFSPSNIVAQLQRYGLQTLRAPVALEHIWQHCQVTQTKRFDWSPPDWNPRIANNEPIPPRRFSHDQLIHLSQVTTSLECECPHHTAGLIEQLSAFEAYSAQCEVATKQDAALHGYLHQMTARARWLMEVALERLAEVEGIEVPEPDHRH; encoded by the coding sequence ATGACGACACGATCAAACGAGCACCATGGCGCCTATCGGATCGGCGCCGTTTCGCGGCTAACCGGGATCTCGCCCGACACCCTGCGCATCTGGGAACGGCGATACGACATTGTCGAACCACAGCGCACGCCCAAGGGCGGCAGGCTGTACAGCCAGCAGGACGTCACCCGGCTGACCATGATCAAGACGCTGGTCGATCAAGGCTACGCGATCAGCACGGTCGCCAACCTGAACATCGAGGAGCTGAACCAACGCCTGAACAATGCGCAGCCGGCCAACCTGCCACCGCTGGGCAGCGGGCAGCATGAAGTCTGCGTGGTCGGCCAGGCGATCTCGGTACGCGCCTGCAATACCGAGAGCATGCCCGAGGGCCTGGAGCTTGCCGGTGCCTACACCGATCTGCCGGCGTTCCTCGAAGACGAGACCGAATGCGACACCTTGATCATCGAGCTGCCGTTTCTCGACCGTACCCTGGCGCGCGACCTCAACAGCGCCGAGCTGCGGCGGCGCGCCCAACGCATCATCGTGATCTATGCGTTCAGTCCGTCGAACATCGTGGCCCAGCTGCAACGCTACGGCCTGCAGACCCTGCGGGCGCCGGTAGCGCTCGAGCATATCTGGCAGCATTGCCAGGTCACCCAGACCAAGCGCTTCGACTGGAGTCCGCCCGACTGGAATCCGCGCATCGCCAACAATGAACCGATCCCGCCGCGGCGCTTCTCGCACGACCAGCTCATCCACCTGTCGCAGGTAACCACCAGCCTGGAATGCGAGTGTCCGCACCACACGGCCGGACTGATCGAGCAGCTCTCGGCGTTCGAGGCGTACAGCGCGCAATGCGAGGTCGCAACCAAACAAGACGCCGCGCTGCACGGCTATCTGCACCAGATGACGGCCCGCGCCCGCTGGCTGATGGAGGTCGCGCTCGAACGCCTGGCCGAGGTCGAAGGCATCGAGGTGCCCGAGCCCGACCACCGGCACTGA
- a CDS encoding SIMPL domain-containing protein (The SIMPL domain is named for its presence in mouse protein SIMPL (signalling molecule that associates with mouse pelle-like kinase). Bacterial member BP26, from Brucella, was shown to assemble into a channel-like structure, while YggE from E. coli has been associated with resistance to oxidative stress.) — protein sequence MRTLFIFTLLSLAAISPATFAAQEELPYNRVTLNESASQDVDNDQLVAVLFAQAEGSDAAQPADEVNRIMDWALKLAKEHSEVKSQTLGYNTQPVYNKSAIRGWRVNQSLRLESRDARVLGDLIGKLQQQLQVQSLNYQVSEEQRRKHLDALTDNALRRFQQRAATVAKSLGRSSYRIVRLDINDGRQNPMPMMRGAVMHAEADFAPAPAAIDAGTQSMQVSVSGEIEVSDN from the coding sequence ATGCGAACCCTGTTCATATTCACCCTGCTTTCGCTCGCGGCCATTTCCCCCGCCACATTCGCTGCACAAGAGGAACTGCCCTACAACCGGGTGACGCTGAACGAATCCGCATCGCAGGACGTCGACAACGACCAGCTGGTCGCCGTGCTGTTCGCCCAGGCAGAGGGCAGCGACGCCGCGCAGCCGGCGGACGAGGTCAACCGGATCATGGACTGGGCGCTGAAGCTGGCCAAGGAACACAGCGAGGTCAAGTCACAGACGCTCGGTTACAACACCCAGCCGGTGTACAACAAATCAGCGATCCGCGGATGGCGGGTGAATCAATCGTTGCGCCTGGAGAGCCGCGACGCGCGCGTGCTCGGTGACCTGATCGGTAAGCTGCAGCAACAGTTGCAGGTGCAATCGCTGAATTACCAGGTATCGGAAGAGCAGCGCCGCAAGCATCTGGACGCGCTGACCGACAACGCATTGCGCCGTTTTCAGCAGCGTGCCGCTACGGTCGCCAAGTCACTCGGGCGCAGCAGCTACCGCATCGTGCGGCTGGACATCAACGACGGTCGCCAGAACCCGATGCCGATGATGCGCGGCGCGGTGATGCATGCCGAGGCCGATTTCGCACCCGCACCCGCGGCGATCGATGCCGGCACCCAATCGATGCAGGTCAGCGTGTCTGGTGAGATCGAGGTCAGCGACAACTGA